Proteins found in one Candidatus Poribacteria bacterium genomic segment:
- a CDS encoding NIPSNAP family protein, whose product MIYELRTYQVVPGKMKNLNDRFANITLPLFEKHGMKVIGFWETAIGEATTTELVYMLAFDDLGHYQRAWDAFIADPEWQAAKRLTEVGGPLVNVASSKILEPTDYSPLQ is encoded by the coding sequence ATGATTTATGAATTACGCACGTATCAGGTCGTACCTGGGAAGATGAAAAACCTGAATGACCGGTTTGCAAATATTACACTCCCTTTGTTCGAGAAGCACGGTATGAAGGTTATCGGGTTTTGGGAAACTGCTATCGGTGAGGCAACGACAACGGAACTTGTCTATATGCTTGCCTTTGACGATCTCGGACATTATCAGCGCGCGTGGGATGCATTCATCGCCGATCCAGAGTGGCAAGCGGCGAAACGATTAACGGAAGTCGGTGGTCCGCTGGTGAATGTGGCAAGTTCAAAGATACTTGAACCGACAGATTATTCGCCCTTACAATAG